The genomic DNA CCCCATTCTCGTCCTCGTAATCTAGCTCGAAGGCTTTCGCGAAGTTCTCACCGAGCTCGTGGACTGTTCCGATCTGGTTCACCTTCCCGTCTGGGTTCCAGGTGTCGAAGGCCACGCTGTAGTCGGCCCCTGCGAACTTGTCGAAGTCGGGTCTTCGGAGGATTAGGTAGCTGAGGCCTAGGCGGTCGTAGACATACCTGTATATCTCGACCCCCTTCCTCACCTGTCTCTCAGCGTCCTCGTAGTCCTTGTGGGCTGTGTGGGCCTCGTTCCATAGGAACTCCCTCCCCCTGTATAGTGGCCTGGTTGCTTTGGTCTCGTAGCGGTATACGTTGCAGGTCTGGTGGACCCTCAGGGGGAGGTCGGCGTGGCTCCTTATCCAGAGCTTGAATAGGGGGTAGATAGCCGTCTCCGACGTCGGCCTGAGGAGGAGCCTCCTATCAAGCTTTGTATCCCCGGCGTGGGTTATCCAGAAGACGCTGGCGGCGAAGCCCTCTATGTGCTCTGCCTCCCTCATGAAGGCGTCCTCGGGTATGACCACTGGGAACTGGACCGGCTGGTGGCCCTCCTCCTCAAGCCTCTCCTCCAATATCCGGGCTATGGCCCTCGCTATCCTGTAGCCCCAGCCCATGTAGACCGTGAAGCCCTTCACCGGGTATCGGTCGTCCACTATCTGGGCCTCCAGGATGACCCTCTCAAACCAGCCTGTGAAGTCCTCATCCTTCTGCATCATCAAGCCCCTGAGACTAAACTTCACGATCCATAACCACTTTATAAATG from Candidatus Bathyarchaeota archaeon includes the following:
- the proS gene encoding proline--tRNA ligase; translation: MMQKDEDFTGWFERVILEAQIVDDRYPVKGFTVYMGWGYRIARAIARILEERLEEEGHQPVQFPVVIPEDAFMREAEHIEGFAASVFWITHAGDTKLDRRLLLRPTSETAIYPLFKLWIRSHADLPLRVHQTCNVYRYETKATRPLYRGREFLWNEAHTAHKDYEDAERQVRKGVEIYRYVYDRLGLSYLILRRPDFDKFAGADYSVAFDTWNPDGKVNQIGTVHELGENFAKAFELDYEDENGERRLASTTCYGMGIGRVIAAVIAHHGDDHGLILPPAVAPVQVIIVPIPFKGFEESVKKYSREVEATLKREGIRVAVDDDDRLRPGEKYYKWEMYGVPLRAEVGPSEFHERTVTLVRRDTFERSKAKLEELKERVEDLLERIYQNLRERSWRRLEREVVWAENIDELKAQIEERKIVKVNWCGDPDCAFRIKDEVAGEVRGTPWDGAEEAKGPCIICGGDARHVAIVARTF